In the Agrococcus beijingensis genome, TGGAGCATCGACGCGCGGTGCGTGCGCTCCGACTCCAGCGCATCCGTCGTGTGCACGACCGCGGTGACGATCTCGGGGATGATCGGCGCGTGCGAGCACAGCACGGTGCCGCGGCGCTTGCGCACCGCCTTGCCGATGCGCCGGCCGAGGGCCTCCCGCGGGTCGACCGTCGACTCCTGGCTGATGTCGGAGCGAGGCTTGACGGCCAAGCCCGTCAGCGCCGCGAGCGGCGCGACGGTCTGCACGCAGCGCACGGCGTCGGAGGTGAACAGGCGCGTCGGCCCGAACGCCGCGATGCCGCCCGCGATCGACGCCGACTGGCGCTCGCCGCGCTCGGTGAGCGGCCGATCCGCATCCGACCCCTCCCACGAGAACGCGCTCGCGGCCTTGCCGTGCCGCAGCGCGACGATCGGGAACGTGTGCTCGTGCCCGCGCGAGAGGCGCTCCTCGAAGCGCTCGATGATGGTGACGTCGTGCGTGTAGGTGCAGGCGGCCTTCGCCTCGGCGAAGGGCATCCAGTGCAGCGCGTGGATCTCGCCGTTCGCCTCGAAGGGCGCCCGCGCCACCTCGTCGGAGTC is a window encoding:
- a CDS encoding NUDIX hydrolase → MTPESPVTPGTPVLAAGALVWRDTDGGRELLLVERTQHRDLSLPKGKLDPGETLPECAAREIEEETGLRVSLGAPLGTSEYRLPDDRDKVVYYWQAFVDSDEVARAPFEANGEIHALHWMPFAEAKAACTYTHDVTIIERFEERLSRGHEHTFPIVALRHGKAASAFSWEGSDADRPLTERGERQSASIAGGIAAFGPTRLFTSDAVRCVQTVAPLAALTGLAVKPRSDISQESTVDPREALGRRIGKAVRKRRGTVLCSHAPIIPEIVTAVVHTTDALESERTHRASMLHTAEFTVLHVSAGERPDLVALETHGPPAD